Proteins from a genomic interval of Bos mutus isolate GX-2022 chromosome 15, NWIPB_WYAK_1.1, whole genome shotgun sequence:
- the LOC102279477 gene encoding LOW QUALITY PROTEIN: olfactory receptor 51F2 (The sequence of the model RefSeq protein was modified relative to this genomic sequence to represent the inferred CDS: inserted 2 bases in 2 codons; substituted 1 base at 1 genomic stop codon), with protein MPSFNQSIFHPTVFFXTGIPGFETYHAWVFIPFCCLYVIAISGNGMILFVIITESSLHEPMYYFLSMLSFSDLGLCLSTLVTMVGIFWFNTXEISFDACIGQMFFIHGFTLMESSVLLAMAFDRYIAICNPLRYATILTNSRIIKVGFAIVVRVTTVTVPLLLLLKRLSFCGSHVLHHSYCFHPDVMKLSCTDTRINSAFGLAIVISTTALDSVFILLSYVLIIRSVLNIASSEEQKKAFGTCVSHTSAVAIFYIPMISLSLVHRFGKHAPPLVHTLIANIYLLIFPVMNPIIYSVKTKQTXKAMVKIFLSKLI; from the exons ATGCCATCATTCAATCAGAGCATTTTCCACCCTACAGTCTTTT TTACAGGCATCCCTGGTTTTGAAACCTACCATGCCTGGGTTTTCATCCCATTCTGTTGTCTCTATGTCATTGCTATCTCAGGGAATGGCATGATCTTGTTCGTCATCATCACTGAGTCAAGCCTTCATGAGCCCATGTACTATTTCCTCTCCATGCTATCCTTCTCAGACCTAGGACTATGCCTTTCCACATTGGTCACCATGGTGGGTATTTTCTGGTTCAACACTTGAGAAATCAGCTTTGATGCCTGCATTGGACAAATGTTCTTCATCCATGGTTTTACATTAATGGAGTCCTCGGTACTCCTTGCAATGGCCTTTGATCGCTACATTGCCATCTGTAATCCACTGAGATATGCCACAATCTTAACCAATTCAAGGATCATCAAAGTGGGCTTTGCCATTGTTGTTAGGGTGACAACAGTTACAGTGCCTTTACTCCTGCTCCTTAAGCGTCTGTCCTTCTGTGGAAGTCATGTTCTGCACCATTCATATTGCTTCCACCCTGATGTGATGAAGCTTTCATGCACAGACACCAGGATCAACAGTGCATTTGGTCTGGCCATTGTCATCTCTACCACTGCCTTGGACTCTGTCTTCATCCTCCTCTCCTATGTCCTGATCATCCGCTCCGTGCTCAACATTGCCTCTTCAGAGGAGCAGAAAAAGGCCTTTGGAACTTGTGTATCCCACACAAGTGCCGTTGCCATCTTCTACATCCCCATGATCAGCTTGTCACTGGTGCATAGATTTGGGAAGCACGCCCCTCCCCTTGTACATACTCTCATTGCCAACATTTATCTGCTCATCTTTCCTGTAATGAATCCCATAATCTACAGTGTGAAGACAAAGCAAA GCAAGGCCATGgtcaaaatatttctttccaaGCTAATTTAG